aaaaaaaaacctgaaatatctCACAAAGAAACAAGTTTCACTTCAATTATTGAACAGAAGATAAATATTTTTCAGGTATAACCCTGACATGCTCTGGTCAGAGAAAAGACTGAGAAAAGACATGAAGATAAACAGTCTTATTAACTGCATTCTCCATCTTCATATATGTTCTGTTGTGTGGTCACAACTTAAAAGTTCCAGTCTGGTTACAAAACATCCCTGGACCTCAAGCTAAAGTGACTCTTCTGCAGCCTCACAAAACTATCCTAATGAATAGGAAAACCAGATGAGTCTCCAAGGGTTCATAAATAACAAGGTTTACAAGTTGGACCTGTTAATACAGCTTGCAGTCTCACTTCACTAAGTATGAGCAACCATCTTTTACAACACATGAAAGGTTCAAAAAGCCCAAGTAATTACAATGTCATTATGTAAAGTGTGAAAATCTACTGACACTGCAGGTCAAGAAACCAGTCTTACAAAAATGCTGACCTTTAGCCAACCGCATGACTCCTACCTCCAAAAGATAGCAGCGGATTATAAAAACAGTAACCTTTGAGTGACAGATTCAGGTTCAACGCATAACAAACCACATGAACTGCCATGAAGACATTCATTATACCAACAGTCTGTTCAACATGTGCCCAAATGACTCAGTGTCACAGTGAACTTAACCAACATTGATCACATTAAGTATCAAGGATAAACTACAGCTATACAGAACATCTATAAGGCTGAATCTTTGGCTTAGTCTTCTCAAAACAGGAATCTGAGATTTCCCAATGTCAATATGTAAGAAACAACAAGACAACTCAGTATTAAGTGAGCTGCTCAGATAGAAACCAACATTTAATGCCACAAACCACTGCAGTGGTGACACTGTGACAACAAAACATTCAGCTTGAATTTACATAGGATGTTGGCTTCAAATTTAAGTGATACAAGTCTACAGAATTTGTTTACAAGGTCTTTGCAAGGCTAATAAAATTCCCTCGAGCAAAGAGTTTGTCTTGCGTAATCAAGTGGTGGCATCTAAGACTCACACACAGCCCAAAGAAAAGATCCACTATACTATATGATCCAGTTTTTCCACTTGACAACACAGTGCTGTTGTATGAATGAAAACGCTGCATGGACTGCAGCCTCACAGCCCATGACCGGGGTGTGACGCTTCCAACCCCTAAAGGACTGTCTGAGCACTCCAATAACTGACTGTAACTGCATCAATGTCTCCCATTCGTGCTGATGATCACTAGAAGTAAGATGGGTTTTTCTTGGAAATGCACAAATGAACAGGGAAAGCTTTGTTGAAGCAATCCTGATGACCTAATAACATCAAAATTACAAATGTGACTCCACATACGTACCAATTAATTTCATATAGTTGTAGGCGagttaaaacaaatatttgatttgtccaatgttaaaaaatatatattttttacgATAGCCTGTGGCTGTGCACGAAGCATTATTGGCTGCTGAAACTGGTTCGTGAAAAATATGTAAAGTCTTTTACCACCCCCCTAAGATTGGCACCTAGTAAGATTGTGATCTACCTGATCTGAAACCACTGATTTATGTTGTCTAGTATAACAAAATTGCCACATGTTTCTCCACTAATCTCATATCTTTTCCATGCTGGTAGAAGTATCATTCTTAATGCTCACTACTGAGATTGCAATAGAGGTTGGTATCAGATTGGCAGGTGATAAGCATAATCTGTCCCTCTCCTGTATGCTAATAGGAAGGCCACAATCACAGTAACACCTCTGAGTAGCTTTGGCAGTCTCACAAACAAATCCAAACCACCCTGTAGGATCTGAGGCAAAACTTAACCTTTGTGGAGCGATAACACTCAAATCTATAAATACGACTCATCACTTTCGattgaatgaataaaaatcagatTCCTATGATTCCGGTGGTTTTAGTTGTATCCAGATGTGTGGAGACCTGCCAGTAGCTCACCAACACAAATAATTTCTTTAACTCCATGTTTGTGATTTATATATACTCGAAGAGGAAGCCAGAAAACTGTGCCCGTCTACCCTGAAACTGACTGAAGCGAAGACGCAGAAAAATCATCCACCGGAGGTGCAACGTTAGCTGTGATGCTAACACTGGCAGCTAGCCGAACCCCGACAACTTACTACCGCGGCCACCTGTAACAAAGTGCGCTTTAGCTGGAGGTGACCGGAGCTTCCGGCCGATACTAAGCCCCGGTGATAAGCCTGTGGCCGCACGTCCAAACGCCACCAGCTGACCGGTGAACGATACGAGCTGAGTCGACGGCTCAAATGAGCGGTTTATTCTTTCGCAACGCCGGTTCAACAGGGAAGTCGATCTCCATGGAAGATTTAAGCACTACGGCTGCTTACTCCAACAACAGCCCATCGTTTCCTATTGAAGAATACTATACACGCATACGACATTTGAATGAATACTCACCATATCTGTCTGGGTTGGTTCGCTTGGTCTGCTAACGCTACAGGGAAAGAAGAAATGGACGATCGCCACTGAGGAGAGCGGGCAGGCAGGGGGCGGGAAGGACGAACCACCGCTGTACGGAGCAGCGTATTCCTCCGCGGCGGAGAGTGGTGGTGGAGGGCTTCCTCCTCAGTCACAGGCAGGTCAGCGCAGTGTGCGCGTGTGGCACAGCTGTCTGTGTTGTCCCAGTTTGGTTGTTAAAATTAAACAGGCGTTAaggacagtttttttgtgtttatatacAATGACAGGCCGTATAACTTTAACCATGCAcacttctgtgtggagtttgcatgttttcccagtGGTCTGGCTTACTCCTACTGTCCAAAAGCATACAAGTGAGGTTAATGGCTGATCTTAAATTGCatccagatgtaaatgtgagtcAGTGTGGTTGTTTGTCTCTATGAGTTGGCCCTGCGACTGTCCGGGGTGTACTGTACCCTGCCGTCACCCACAACAAATTTTGCTgttgaaaattaatttaataaCATGAAATATTGTCATTATTTGAACAGCCTCTGTCATATTTTGCAGGAGTTTTaggcgctgcagctccctgcacAGTTTAATTACATGAcatgccctgtgatggactaaGTATTGTTAGTCTGCATTTACACCCACCTGAGTGACACTGGCCTGGATAAAGTGGGAATAGataatgggtggatggataaaATCCACATAATGGTATCATAACTAATACCATGATGTTTATAAACGCCATGTCCCTGTCAAATAGCTTCCAGCAAGCATCTACTTTGAAAGTATGTTAATTATACAATGTGAGGTAACAATTGGACATTCTGCCAAATTCTCTCTGCCAGTTGGCCACCACCACTTTTGGCTCCAAACTCACCAACAGCTGATGTTTTTGTAAAGTGAACCTGCCACAGGTGTCAAATTCTACAACTCACCACTGTAGCATAAATGAAATGTGGCATATTCTaatatttcactgaaaacaatccATTGTAATGGAGCAGTCATTTGAAAGTAGATAGTAAATTGTAGGAAAAAGACATTAAGACCTGTATGATTATAACAACTGAGTGATTTATTAAAAAGGTCACTCGCCTCTGAGAAAACACATTGTAGGGCGGCCACACAGATTGTGACGGACTATATCGTGTTACATTTAGTTTTATCAAGGCGGAAGGATACTGAATAAACGTCGCGACCGACGGCTCTGAAGGAAATTGCAGGTTTGAGTTTGGTAGGCCGCGTCTGATTGGACAGTTCAGAGCCGCAATATGCCGGACGCTGTATGGAGAGCGCTGATTGGCTCTGGCGGATCTGCAATGCGTCAAACCACGgcgcggcagcggcagcaggggAGCGTCTCCTCCGTGCTGTGGACAACATGTCCACTGTTACATGAGTGATTACTAAGAGGAGGCAGGTGGAGACTAACAGGTGGTTTACAGGTGTGCTGCAAAACAACCTGTACGGGCTGTATGGGTACTCATTAAGATAATGCATATAAATTGggaaatatataaaatacaactcaagttaaaaaaaaatcattttatttagacgaataaaaaaaacaaacatttccccATTTTGACAATTTCACCAGCAAAGCTGTCTCCATAAATGACACTGTGCCATAATTTTTGTTGCATGTaagttgttctcttttttgaaTAGTAAACATTACTGGAGTTGCTCTTCATTACACAATTCAATCAATActcttggggttttttttttggtttttttttttttagatttttaggCAGTGcaacataaaatattttttgcttttttttttttttttttaatagtattGATTTTCCATAGGAAACCATTGTCCCACTCTCAATCACATataaacaaaacaccaaaacacaaatTTACTTCTCATTTATTGATACTCCCAGGTACTAAAATACAGCTTTTACAGTTTTCTTGAATGCTAGATAAATGACAGCTCtttgctctgcagctcttcagtcCGGCAGACTTTCTACTCGTCTGTGCTGATTTTGTGAGTTCTGATCTTGCCATGGGAAGAAAGTTCTTGAATGGGGCGTGTGTTTGCTCAGTCTTCAAGAAGTATATCCAGCTCTTCCAAAGGCAGCCTCAGCCGGAGCTCTTTCTCTGTCATCAGATCGACAAACTCCTGCAAATGCTCGGGGAACAGCTGCACTGCATCCATGTACAAACCCTGATGGAACATCATCCACGTGTACATTTGCATAGAGGCAAATCCACAATGACatgcacacaaagacagaaaaagagcattaaaactttaaagtgCATAGGAAGACAGGTACTATCTGCTGGAAGAAAAATGACTTTAATGTCTCACCTTAGTCCACGGTATATTCTGTAGGGCTTTGTAGAAAATGCCTTTTGCTTGATGCACTTTTCCCTCTGACACCTACAAATGAACACAATTTAGACATCACATCTACCAAACATGTACACAAGACTTCACTGATGATGATCAATATTTGAATATCCAGactggtgatggaggaggattAGTCTGGATAAGCTGCTGTTAACACTCGTGTGCTTTTCAACTTCATTCCAACTTTTGAGTAAATATttgcaaaaagaagaagagaagagaaaagaaaacacaaaacaaaattaacaaCACTGCAAAACATCACAGGCTTTTAACATTGCTGTCAGCACACATTAGTGTAGTCAGATATATTTCATAAATTTAATTTGTCATAAACTTGTTCTAAACTAAATTAGGCAGTTTGCTGAGGAATGCCTCAGCTTCTTTATAGCCTCCCATATTTTTCAGGCACTGAGCCTGTCGTTCTGCTTGACTGCACTCACTGTGTACTGGAGActgaggggggggaaaaactGGCCGATGCTTAGGGCTGTCCTTAAATGCCTCTTTGGTAGACAGACATAACACTCATTCCTGCTGTTAACCGAGTCGCTCACATTAAAGAACACCATAGGCCACGAGTGGAGGATATTCCATCACTTTGAAGttgaaaaaacaccacaaaatcAGGGGAAACCCCAACTTCATTGATATTTTGGATTTACTGCTGAGTCTTTTCTAGCTAAGTTTGTTTGTTAATCCACATAATTTCATGCCAACTCTGGCATTATGACATCAACTGATTGACACATTTCCATTAAAGTGATgtgatttaagttttttttttatatagataATAGTGTtactgtcaataataataacagtcaTTTTATTTGTTCTACATGCTTCAAACACAGTGCAGCCCAAAGTGTTCTTCacataaaataagaaaacaaataaatattatCAGAAAATAAGACATTAAAAACAGGACTAAATTATATATGCGCATAAAAAGGGTAAAATTGATAACAAAGCAATAatcaattaaatgaaatgtatCAATGTAAAGAGAGAGGAtggaataaaattaaaaaaaacttataaaaagtcattcataAGCTAATAAAAGAACCAGGCGATAAATAAAAAGACACAGGAATAATCAGGCAAAAACAATATCATAAAAGTAGTTCTGGATCCGTCTCTTAATTCTGTAAAGACAATGAATCTCGTATATAGAGTTTGTCCCAAGCCACAAGGGCaaaaaaaataccccaaaaAACAAGACGCTGCTTCAATTTACTTTATATAATTGGTGTCTGCTCTGATTCTGGCAATATTCCTGAGGTAGAAGAAAGTGAGctaaaaacagttaaaatgtgtgttaaaaATCAATGATGACAAGCAGGTTTTGTCGCTTTTCATATATTTTGTGATTGccacactttttattttctggacACTTTTctttgtgcacatgtgtgaagTTCCCAAAAAGATtgccatgttttcttttgtgttaaGAAAAATCCATTACTTGATGTTGGCAAAATACCCTTTCAAAGGATGGTGCAGATAAATAGCTTGGTGTAGTCAAGTATAGCAGTGCcaatgatttcagttttttgtgaCATGAGATAACATGTATAGAGAGGAAATGGACCACCATTGACACTCTGCAGGAGTTTCTTTAGTTGAGATATTATccacaagacagaaaaaataaCATCTGTCAGCAAGaatctttttgaaaaagtaACAGGGCAGATTCAAAGTACATTTCTCTCATCAGTGTAGAAAAGATATTGTGGTTGGTGACGTCAACAAGCATTGCTCACAACTCACTCAGATTTACTGACAATATTATGATCATTTAGGAAGCTATTGAAGTGCTTTTACGCTACTTTTAGCCAGAGgcggggcgtgccaacaggcaaaccaggcattttCCAGGGGCCCCGGCTTTTAGGGGGCCCCCGCTAGGAAAAATTGAgtgcaaaaaaacattttttttcctgtgtgcaCAGATGGGGTTGGGGGcctgatgaatttttttgcttggagcccccaaggacccttgccccaccactgcTTTTAGCACATGTAGCTGTTCAGCTTGTGTTGTCAGTTGGAGCCCTAAATATCCATAATCATATTACGTCTGGTGAAGAGATAGAGGATGAACTAGCCGGGCTAAAGAGCTCAATGCCATAATTCACTGTGATAATGTTAACCACTTTATGTAAGAAAAGTCAATAGCAGCTATCATAGATCAATAAGGTCTGCTGTGAACACTTTTTCTTAACTAAAACAAACTCCTGTCACCATCTTGTGGTATAAACTGGCATTACAAACAGGGCATGACTGGGCTGATGTGCTACAGACATCTTAGAGATGATGTAGCTACTGTTCCCTGTTGATTAAATTACAGCATTCAAAATGACCATGTTGCACATTAAAATTTTTCTGAGGCTGAATAACTCTTTGATTTTCAGCTGGGTGGagatgagagacagacagtaTCTGGCTTTCTAAAGGCAGTGCCGGTCTGAGATAAGAAGCAATAATCATGTATTTGCCGCCTCACCAGGAAGTGGATGTACATCCTCCAGAGCAAAGGACAGTGAGCGCCCATCTCTGTTGCTGTGGCACTTTCAAACAACCCACGAATACGGTTGCTGAGGCCGTTCTCTGGCAGGACGGACAAGGGATCGTAGCGGCAACAGGACCTATAaagaacacaaatacaaacgTGATCTTTCTTAATCAGTCAATTTCAACAAATTTTCTGCATTCATCAGGTTAAACAGTAACAGACAAGTTTACAATGATGTTGCTGTTTTGAGTATAAACTTCCTCTTGGTCTGTGAGCTTACCTCTGAGCCGCATCCaccagctgcttcctctgttgTTCAGCAACAATAGCGAAGAGTCGTGGCACCAAGCTGCTGGCCTCCCTGGTCACAGACTGAAAAAACCTGCGTGCCCGGCCGGCACAATGGTAACGGTTCTCCACCTGAAACAGAGGTGGTCACAGGGGTCGGCATTTTCAGTAGAACAGTTAAAGAATTTGGATCTTGGAACAAATGAACAGACGGTTGTCTACCTGTATATAAATGCTCCAGAGAGGGGCGCTGCAGGACCACGCCGATAGGGCAGAGGTCAGCATGTGTCTCAGCGTTGCCAGGGGAAACACGCCAACGCTGCTGTGGTGCTTCAGCAGCGCCGCCTGCTGCACCGCCAGCGCCTCGCACTCCGCGGCCAGCCTGCTGATGGAGAGCCGCGGCGCTGCGGCGGGGCTGGATTCGGCGTGGTCTGCTTCCGTCTTGCTCTTCGGCTGCTCGTCGGGTGTCAGTGTGCGGTGCAGTTCCTCCATCCGGTCCCGGGCCTGGCTGTAGACGGCGTTGGCTGCTTGGATGCTGACGGTGAGGTACTGGAAGAGAGCGTAACAGCCGACTAAACCCCTCATCCTCAGCTTCTCCCCATGGAGGTCTTCCTGGCCTGGTGGCGAGAGGAGAAGAAATAAGTGCAAAtgacaaacacagtcaagttAGTAACGGAACCTACCCAAACTATAAGAACTCAGGGGGCAAACTCAGTGTTCAAGACAGAAAGTTGCTGAGTAAAGGCAAATTAAGATCCTTCATGTAACCAGCCTCCCCTTTACTTGTATAGATTTTGGAGAAAACGGGCTTCAATGAGAAAGTAGATCTGTGCAGCGGCACATGTATCTCACTGCTCTTAGGACAGAATTTGTTTAGAATACGGACCTTTTTTATTGGACTGTGGATTTTGCAGGTTTTGTTCCAGGGCAGTCAGGCTGGCAGTCAGAGCCTGTTCATAGGATTTTCTTGCTTTTAGGATGGAAACTGTTGAGAGAGGCTGCGACGACGGAAAAGAGGATGAGGTGGTTCCGTCGGTCAGCCTGGAGAGTACACACACAGCCGGGGACGTGGTCACGTCGGCCAGCCACCCTCCTTGCTCGGCCGCtgcttcctccacctccagctgggCCCACAGGAGGCACAGCTCACTCAGCGTGGGGCTGCTCAGCCCTTTGCTTCCCCCCATGGCCGTGGCTGTGGAGAAGACTTTGCGGGCCTCGTCCAGGTTGCCCAGCATCCACTCCAGGTGTGCGTACTCCCGCCACAACACCAGAGACGAGCGGTTGTCTGGTTCTTTGAGCAGACGCTTTGCGACGCGCTTGCTGCTCTTGCCCTGAATGCGAAGACGCTTTTTGTTGCCGCTGCGCAAGCATCGCAGGACCTGGTGAGCACATGTGAAAAAGGAAATGCATGAGCTTAAATGGATCGTCAGGCAAATTTCAGTTTAAAGAACCTGACAGGTAAATCAATGCATACCTTCAGCTTCTCGTACTGGATCCAGCTGAGGGTCAGACATGATCGATGCAGCGGTGGGAGCATGGGTTGGACCATACTGAACACGTTAGTGACGAACTTTTCCCCCTGCTTTTCGAGCCCCATCCACTTCCTTGTTCCTTGGAGAGTAACTGTGTGACCTACAGAGTTGACCCCGGGGTCAGGTATGTCGCACGAGGTCAGAGGATGCCGGAGCTCATTACCTGCGAGGCAACACACAACCAGATCTGTTGTTAAATTTCTTAAAGAAAGCAACCAGTTTGTGATTATTCTCTATGATGTTGACATTTTTACCTTGAGTGAGGAAGGAAAGGTTCTCTAAAATCAAGCCGGGCTGACAGGGGGCAGCAAAGAGCACTGGGTCCACTGGCAGACCcaggaaagacaaaaaatgaagaagaaaccgGAGTTGAAGCTCTGGCGAAGAGAGACGAATTAAGGAGGGCCCGATGTCATCAAAAAGCACCTAAAAGTGGGGAGACAGAAGTGAGGAGGTCAAACAAAGGTTGACATCATAGAACGACGTCACTAATGGCTGATAGATGCATATGGACCTGTCTGTCAGGGTCCTCACAGTCTTCTTCTGATTGGCCCTTAGCTTTGTCCGGCCTCCAGGGCAACCACTGAGCAGCTTCACGGGACGACTCCACGTCCAGCCACACGGCCCATCTGGGCTGGCTCCTGTCCTTcacctcctcatcatcctcttcctcctcctcatcctcctcctctgtgaagagagaaaaacaaaaaccccacTGTTGTTTCAGCACATATTGTCAACTGTAGCTGAATTGATCACTGCGTAACTCACCTGCTGACCTGTGTATGCGTGTGTTTACCTGCACTTGGCTGCAGCCAGCCTCCACGCTCCTGTTGATGCATCCAGGCTTTCCAGCCTCTGGCCCCCAGCTCCCCAACCCTGGCCTCCCCGCTGTCCCAAAACGGTTCAAAGAACTCAACctgcaaaaacaacaagcagctaaaaataaaagccattccaTCTGTCCGTTTATACTGCTACATCTAGCCGAGAGTCTCGGGATGAAGGAATCAATCCCGGCCGACATCATGGATGTTACCTGTTACGTCATTTAAGACACTTTTGAGGATTCAGATTTAGTCCGCAGCAAATCAGTTAAACTTGATGGAATGTtaccacaaaaacaaaggaactttacgtgtgtttgagtgtgtgtacctgctgttTGGTGGACAGTTTCTGTACACTGTCAGGCTTGTAGAATGTAAAGTCAAGCATGgcctgaaacagagaaatggcCTTCTCTGCGTGACCAGCCTGACGCAGGAAATGACACTGCTGGATAAAGATAtctggaaagaaaagagagagaggttgGTGTAACACCCACAGGTGACAGTCAACCTGTCAAAAGAGACTTTGAGCCACTGATCGGCGACGACAGAGAGCTGAATGAAGGTTTCGTTTACCCAGCATGTCCTCCTCAGTTCCTGGGAGAGCTGGATGAGAGAGCATGCTGCCATCGCTCACTGCACTGAGCGTGCTCAGACACTTCCCGTATGCAGAGTTGACTTTGGACACGGTAAAGTTACTGAA
Above is a window of Salarias fasciatus chromosome 19, fSalaFa1.1, whole genome shotgun sequence DNA encoding:
- the LOC115407012 gene encoding protein NRDE2 homolog; protein product: MALFPAFADVEINRVEDSSKELDWLNNKSFQCGDALSIHSRFLANTNETVTKKQTSADRDASSLEGVKSEEDREGYVPQRKKKKKHEKKKKRKKKHKKKSGKYSDSSGSDSDTIYPSDLKKEEEAERKKVASLATSFCWLDDFESTTELPFCVYRKPDPANWTYKSLYRGDVTRYKRKGSSCLGLNAQAQGVSWEESEKNKKQKGGDGKHTADRYFSRSNQQLLRSEPPNPVTAASLDGSDAFGPASSFIPLSDNDTEIKGPAGVRGQSSSVNPLGVYDSSTALWLQGKGQQEQQTQQKPETQKDVESAPLLSGRTEEFNRRLREEPTDTQLWIQFIRYQDELSAAVFGGEEEQQGSESAEHRKSSYKAVMEKKLSIADRAIATNPTCIALHLERLRICQELWEPAVLAKEWKKLVFLHPNSAPLWKEYLLFTQSYFSNFTVSKVNSAYGKCLSTLSAVSDGSMLSHPALPGTEEDMLDIFIQQCHFLRQAGHAEKAISLFQAMLDFTFYKPDSVQKLSTKQQVEFFEPFWDSGEARVGELGARGWKAWMHQQERGGWLQPSAEEEDEEEEEDDEEVKDRSQPRWAVWLDVESSREAAQWLPWRPDKAKGQSEEDCEDPDRQVLFDDIGPSLIRLSSPELQLRFLLHFLSFLGLPVDPVLFAAPCQPGLILENLSFLTQGNELRHPLTSCDIPDPGVNSVGHTVTLQGTRKWMGLEKQGEKFVTNVFSMVQPMLPPLHRSCLTLSWIQYEKLKVLRCLRSGNKKRLRIQGKSSKRVAKRLLKEPDNRSSLVLWREYAHLEWMLGNLDEARKVFSTATAMGGSKGLSSPTLSELCLLWAQLEVEEAAAEQGGWLADVTTSPAVCVLSRLTDGTTSSSFPSSQPLSTVSILKARKSYEQALTASLTALEQNLQNPQSNKKGQEDLHGEKLRMRGLVGCYALFQYLTVSIQAANAVYSQARDRMEELHRTLTPDEQPKSKTEADHAESSPAAAPRLSISRLAAECEALAVQQAALLKHHSSVGVFPLATLRHMLTSALSAWSCSAPLWSIYIQVENRYHCAGRARRFFQSVTREASSLVPRLFAIVAEQQRKQLVDAAQRSCCRYDPLSVLPENGLSNRIRGLFESATATEMGAHCPLLWRMYIHFLVSEGKVHQAKGIFYKALQNIPWTKGLYMDAVQLFPEHLQEFVDLMTEKELRLRLPLEELDILLED